DNA sequence from the Rhizoctonia solani chromosome 10, complete sequence genome:
CAGAGAGTGTGGTCCAGAACATCGGCTTTGACCAGTGCAGTCAACGACATGAGAACGTCCTGGCAGACCTTCTGTGGGCCAGAGTCATTGGAAGCTACAGTATTCGTTAGTCGAGCCAGAAGTTCGTTGAGTGCGCCTTGCTGAACTCGTGGACGGAGGATACGAAGTAATTGCAGGGATAGAGATGCTGTCGAAGCGTCAGAACTGTGCGCACCCCACTCCAGAGATAATAGCCCCCACTCCTGACGAAGCCGGGGGCGAGAAGGCTCTAATAATCTGAGGACTTCGAAGCAAAGCTTTTCCATGTCCAGGATCCCTGGCTCGTCCGATAGCCAAAATTCGCTGCTGCTTTGATCGGCCAATCGGGATATAGATGATTTCACGTCTTCACGGCTAATCTCTTCGAGCCCATTATCCTCGTATACGGCAGTACAAGTTCGAAGTGTTTGGAGAAGTAGGTGGTGAATCTCTTGCTCCACGCTCGCAGATTTATGGTCGGTTTGAAGGAAGATAGCGTGAAGGAAGATAGGTAATTGGTATGAAATATCCCAAGAAGGATCCAGTGCTACATCTCCTAGGAACAACAGCGCCAACTGCGCAATGGATAGTTGTTTTCTTGACTCAGATAATGGAAGTAGGGTTGATAGGTCGGCCGTAAATAAATGTGAACGAGGACGTTTGGGTATGTTTGCCTTTTGTATCGACATGGTTGCAGGCGAGATTAAAGAGCATAGTTCGTGGAAGACAAGTTCGCCAAATTGAGTTCGGGATAAGTATGCGATGACTCGGCGAGAGTAGGCGACAAAAGCAGCATTTCCTAGCCAGGTGGCTTGTTCGATGAGCCATTTGACGATGGCGTGATGGTTCATTGGATGTGTTCCAGCGACGAGTTTGGTCCAGAGCGCTTGCATTTCACTGGGGTGTGTATCTCCAAAACGAATCGTGAGAGCCAGAAGATTGTGCATGCAGAGATCCCCGGTAGGTAGCAGGTCATTCGTCCCTTCAGCCATCAGCTCGACATAAGCCATCCAAGGTTCCAACGCGTGAAGCACTAGCGCTTCCCCCTCCCTAAGGTTGGAGAGGTGTAAAGCACATTGAGCTAAGAGTGGTACTGCTTCTTCAGAGTGATGGATCGCCAGGAATTCGGAGATTCGCCGTTGTCCAGGAAGATACACACTGGGTGCATAACTTCGGATTGCAGCTTCGGACTCAGCAATGAAATGAACGCGAGACGTTTGACGATGAATGGCTTCCAGGACGTCAAATCCATGCTTACGGATCCGGTGGTCGGTGTCACCTAAGCTGGCCAAGGCGAGACACACAACCTGGCTGAACGAGAACGGGGAGTCTGTACAAGTCAAGATGACATCTGCGACCACACCAAATGAAGGCGTGCTCCCAGGCATTGTGTGTAACGAAGCAAAAGCGCGACGGCAAATATCATCCAAGAGTTCCTCATTCCTTGCGGGATAGGTAAGGAGGGATTTTAGTGCTTTCCTGTATACATTAAGTGTATGAATAGGCCAAAAATAAGCACCTGAATGCAGGAATACACTTACCTCCCAGATGCATTAACCGATTCTGAAGGATGCTCCAATGAGGCATTTATCCAGTCAAGTACCTCATGGACCGTAAGAGGTGAAGGCCCCTCAGGATGAACATGTTTTCCTGGAGAGCGGGTCGTTTTATCGATGTAAAAGAATGCCCCTGCCTAATGAATCCGGAAAATGAGTCAAGTTACTTGATATCTCCTATGACTTACACAGAGGGAAGCGAGGGCTGCTGGAACAGCTTCTACCAGCTGTTCACATTCAGAGTCGTATAGCGCAACAGTTCCGTACCGAGTGGCATTCGCCCTCATTGCAGCGTGACGTTGTCGCACCGGGCCGGACGCAGGACCGTATATGCACCATTCCTGGCAGAGATGAAAAAGTTCGAGTCGAGCATGAGGCCACATAAACGGTCAATATCCTTTCTATTCGAAAGAGCATCGAAGAGGTTTTCCACTACCCCACAAAAGAGACGGCGTAGACGGTGAGAATCACAATCTTGCTTGATGTCGCTCTGACTAAGGAAGGTTTTGGTTTCGCGCACGAATTGAAGCATGAAATGGAGAGCTCCTTGATCGCTCAGTGATTTTGGGTCTCGAAGAAAGTGGGCCGTAAGTTGATGAACTTGGGCAACTGCAACATAGAGCCGATCTTGGCTCCTTGCCCTGCGAGCGGTTTGAGCGGAACGATTTGCCGCCGTGCTCCTAAATTCGTCGTATATGTGCCGAGTGATCGACTGCAAATCCTCCAATACGGTCTTGAATGTGCTCAAGTGGACCGAACCCAATGCGGTGGTGACGGCATCTCGGAAACGGGCCTGATCAGAGGATAGGAACGGAATTATAAGCCGGAAGAGACCACGCGCGGTTGTCAGTCGTTCTCGCTGAGATGCAGGGTCTGAAGGCATTCTCCCATGTTCACGAGCAGGGGTAGGGCGAGCATCAGACTGTATAGCGCAGGAGCACAGTGCAATAATCCAGCATCTCCATTGTTCGACAGACAAAGCATGCCCGTCTCTCCTATCTTCGACGTCCTCCGATGCTCCAGAGCCTTGACGAGTTGGGCGTGCAAGAGGTGCAGCAGCAGCTACCTTTGAGGATATTCCAGCTATAGTTGAAACAATTGGATGAAACCGGACTATCCATGCATTCCAAGTCATACGGGCATATTCCAGAGCATGTGGGGATCGTACCATGCACTCTTGGGTGATTGCAGGGAAGACATAGGTCCATATGCGTAGATCCTCTTCGTCTTTGCTCTGTGCCAAACGCAGCAAGCAATTGGGATCCTTGTTTTGTTGCCACTGGAGGAATTTCCTTCGGTATTTTTCTGGGGGCGCATGCTCTCGTCGTTCGAAAATAGTAGCGATCGAAACCCCTTTACCGAGGAGAATATTGCATACACGGGTTTCAGAGTTGGTGGGAGATGTTTGGGACCCATGGCTTCGTTTTTGAGCGTTAGGAATTAGTCTGACGGAGAGCAGCAATATCTTGACTGCAAGGGCGCGGAGCGACTGCGATACGGAGGAGAGTAAACATAGCGCTCCACCTTCAATCTCCTGGGCCAATTCACCCGAGTCGACCTTTACCGAGTCAGAATCAttagcttcttcttctggaGGCTTCTCGAGTTGTTCAGCCCACGCTCCCACCAAATCAGTCCAGAGTGGTACTACGTATTCTTGTTCAGCAACCATGCGCAAAGCTGATGTATCCCGGTTCCCTGGCTGAATAGGAGGTGAAAACAAATAGCGGGTGCATCGCCATACAGCCGCCTTGACGTGTTGTTCGTTAGCAGCTATTCGTCGTAGGGCAGACGAAGCAGCTTCAGCAAGTCCGGCATCCACATGATTGAGTGATTTTATAAGTAGGTCGAGGGTATCAATAATAGATATGCTGGAGTGCAAGCATCGGGGCCAAGACTCGAAACAGACCATGAGGAAATAGACTTGAGGATCGAGATGGCGAGGGTATGCTACCGATAGTTCTCCTCGGCGCTTAAAGACAAGTTGCTCGCCTTCTTCAAATGAGTAGTTGGTGCGCAAAAAGCGCTCGTCGGACAGCGTCAAATGTCCCACAGCTTGAGCGCAAACCATAGCAAGTTTCCCAATAACTGGTCCATAGCGTTCGAAGAAAGTCTTTACGCCAGGTTTGGTATAGAATGCCTCGGAGAGAAATGTAGCTTCATAGGTGTAGTCATCTTGAGTATCGTATGTGGTGAAATCAACATTGGACGGCCATACGGGTTTCGAGTCCTTTTCCATTGCAGTGAGGGTCAGGAGGATGGCGCGGAGAGCGATAATAGGACGGAACGGTAGATTCAAATCCAaggtcccatttccaagtgCCTCGGACTCTTGTAGAAACTCCATAATGATGTCAATCCCATAGTCAAAATGGCGAGACAGTATAAAGTGAACGATATACTCATGGCATTCCAGTGATTCGTCAGGAGGAAATATAGATTGTCCTTTCGGGGGGAAAAGATGTTTGAGGACAATATCAAGCTTTGAAGTGGCTGTGGAGCTAGGTTCATGGCACCGATAGAGATAGGTCCAGACTATCCGTAGGATGCCGTTTAAACACATGACGCGAGATTGTTTTTCTTGCTGATGGGAGCATTACAATTAAGCATAACTTGTTAGAGACGAACCTTACTAACCTTCATCTTGGCTATACTCAAATCAATACATGCCATCCAGTTTTTCGCGAAGAAATCCTGGGGAGCAACACATAGGGATGATATCACTAAAGGATACGCAACGGCAAAATAACGAGGCTTTGTGATCATCTCGCGGGCTTTTGGGTATATGAGGTCAATTGCTTTCGCCCATCCTGGGTGATTGACTTCAGCTTGTGCAGTCTGGGAGCAAGTTAGTCGCATGATTAGTAACAGCAGGGTAAGAGCAAACCTTGCCGATAGGGTGTAAGATCTCCACCAACGACTTGACAAAAGCAATTTTTAGACGAGTACCATGTGCATTGGCAAAGGATTTGGAAAGTGTCTCCATGAACTCTGCGCCCTCTTCAAACGCTTCAGGGGGCCACACCTAAGAAAAATTGTAACTTGATGAGATCGAGAAGAGGCAATAACATACTTTGATCCGGATATGCTTCAATCCCTCAACGATATGCTCGTAGCGTGCATCATGGTCTCGGAGAACTTGGCCAGCAGCAACAGGTTCAAGTTCACGAAGATATCGGTCGGTAACACTCTGGAAACTAGAAAGCACTGTGTCAGCAAACGGCTGGACATGAACAATACAACTACTGACCGAATATTGGCTATTTGTCCAAGGAGCGATGCGTAAAGCTCTGCATTGGCTCGATGGTTGCCTGAAAGGGCGAGTCTCTTCCTAAATCATCGAAAATGTTAGTGCCTTCAATGTATGGGATATATCGCCTTACAGATCGGGGTTTCGAACCGGTTCAAACGAGTTTTCTTCCAAGCTAGCACCCATACCCTCTCCAAGTACATCCTTTCCCAGTTCACTCACACTGGCCAATACTACCAACAAAGCTCGAGACAATACGTAAACCGTCATAAGTTCCATCCTCTCGGCTAACACCTTCGTAACCTCTGATTGAGAGTACACATAGCCATAGCCCGATCCACTTTGAGGCAGTCCGCCAGGGTTGAGCGCTCCGAGAGTTGTGCTTAGATTGGTAGCTGAAGGCGTATCTGAATGAGTAGGACCGTGGCCAAGCAGATGCCGCTGTGTATGAACACGTATCTGAGCAGAAGTAGGGATAAGTCTCTGAGTGCGTCTCCACCGAGCAAGGGCATCGATAACAAGTCTAGTATGCTTCAAGGCAATGTGGGCAAGAGAATCCAGGGTGGAATCGAATTGACGATCAGCGCCAGGGCCAAGTATAGTGGATAAAAGTGGCTCCGAATGCTAATCAGCCATTAGTCAGGGCATGCAATAACTCTATCTCGGTCCAGACTAACCAACGGCTCCTTCAAAAACGCGCTTGTCTTCTGTTCGACCTCAGTAACAAACCGTATAAACACGGCATGCAGCGCATACTCCGCCGGAGTTTTGGGGTCGGGCGTGGCATCGTCATTCTCGTGGGGAGTGGTAGCACGGCGTGGGGGACGAGGTATCGGAACGTTTTGGTTAAAGTCTGCAGTACTACCACCAGCTTGGCTTACGACTGATGTGCTAATGTTTCTAGGTCGTATACCTCCGAACTTGAAACCTCCCGAGCTAAGGTCCCGAGGTGCTGAGCTTTGGCCTGGCAACTGGGGAACGGGAGGCACTTCTTCATCAGCCGGTCCAAACCCAGAGTTAGTAGTGATGTTGAATCCATTGAATCCACCAAACCCTCCAAACGACGAATTCCCACCACCCCCGTCGCTGAATTCCGAGGCGGCATAGGAGGGAGCGGCTGAATGCATGCTTTTCATACCAACCCGACCGGGCACGACGCTTGCAGAAGGACGGCGCGGCTGCGACTTTGGAACAGGTGGTGCTGATTTCCCGCTCGTTCCGCTTTTGAACGCAGCTTTGAGCGAAGCAAAAGAGCCCTTGCGCTTGGTGCGCGGAGGGCCTGGGGGCGGAGGTGGGTCGAAATGGAATGAGTGTATAGATGTGTCGGATTCGCCACGAGCATGACCAGGAGGTGCAAATATCCCACTGCCATTCGAAACGGAGAACATTCCTCCACCGTTATTACTGTTCCCGGCAGAAGTTGGGGCACCAACAGGGGCTGCGGATAATAAAGACGAAGTTGGAAGCGATCCTCCATTTTGGGCTGGAAGAGTAAACATCGTAGACTGCCCATGGTCACCGAAAGGATGGCTAGGAGTCGGCGACACACGTCCCAGCTGTGGTTGTGTCGAGCGTCCAAACGGAGTCGCCCCAGGAGTGTAGTCATCGTCATCAAAGTCTATCAGGAGAAATATGTAAGCCTTCAGAAGATAACGGAGCCGTCCTGTAATCTAAAATCATAAAAACATGAACCGACCTGGTATCTCTATTTGCATGGTTTTGAACTGTTATACGAAAGAGCGCTACAAATCTTTCAGGTATGTTAGCCAGATTTAAGCAAGCTCCCACGATGACCAGAATACGCACACTATTCCAGCTACTACGAATTCCAAATTCCTAGTGAGTGATACCAGGATCAACAGAACCGGTCAACGGCAACCCAAAGATAAACTTAAAGACGTGAGAAGTATGAGCGTGAAAGCTATAGGGCGGTAGTGTCTGCCCCGAATATTACTGAAACGGTTAATCTAAAACACAGACTGTGGTACCAGTGTCTGCGCAGGTGTGGATGTCACTGTGGACGGGAGGGAGGCTGGAAGTTCTCGAACCCTTTCGATCGTTGGATACCTCGATGAGGTAATCCAGCGCTTACCCGTACGTAGCGTCGCCTTTGCATACTAGTACCTCTGTGGATTAATATGTAAAACTTTCTCAACCAAACTCTGAATTAGATTGATATGATGGGAAGACACGCTCCAGAATATTAAAGAAATACAAGCCATGCCGTCCCTAGTGTGAGCACCAAGCTCCAAACCCGATTCAGCACTCTGATCAATATTAATGGGCACGTCTTGTTAACCATGTGTTAAATCTTCCCAGCCTTCGCTTTTGCCGTGAACTCGTTGAACTACCATCAAATCCAGCAATTTTATCTATCTATAGCTCAACACAATTTAGCCTAGACTCACGAATCAGTGTCGTGCACTCACAGCTTCCTTCACCTCATGTGCGTTTGGGCGTGCTTCTCGCTCATAAGACCAGCAGCGAGTGAGCAATTCCCATAGTTCATCTTTAACTTCTTCGCCATTTGGCATGCGTTCAGGCCTCTCGGGGAGTTCTTTCTCTTGAGTCACCAAGAACATCACGTTATAGTCTTTCTTCCCGTCATATGGAATCTTTCCTGATACTGCTTCCTGACCCCATATGAGCGTGGTTTGGTCAAACACTTGCCTTGTTACCTACATATATGATCTTTAATCGGTTCAGTATCATTTCTAGTATTAGCTTCCTGGATAGAGTCACGCACCATTCCCAACGCATAAACATCAGAGGCTTTTGTGTGCGGATGGGTCTCTTTGATAATTTCAGCCGCCTGGTCGGGTGCAATCATGAAGATGCGGGATCACTTCTTGAATACATTGTAGATACCCAACATAAGCTCTACCCACCGACCATCGTAATGTATAAGTAAGGCCGCTTGTTGTTGGCGTAAAACGCATTGTCTGGTTGAACACCGACGAGGCTCCGAAGTCTGTAAGGACCGGGATCCCCTGATCCGACACGAGTACATTTGCCTATGTACTGGTGTCATGATCGCGCTAATTGATAGATACAAAATACTCACCCCTTTCAAGTCACAATGCACCTTGATCACAGCATGAGGAACCAGAAAATCAATCGTATATATGCGATGCTCACAACGTTGATTTGGTGCAGATATTCTACTCCCTCACAGATTTGAGTGCACTGTTCAAGATATGCAATCAAATAGCTTTGAGTATTATCTTTGGTAAACATACCATGTTGAGTCGATTTGCCCCTAGCTCTTTCTTTAGATACTTGGGTAAATTTCCATGTTTCATCCAAACTGAGACCATCCCTATTCTACTCCGAAAGACCGTTAGGCCAAGCAGTGGCATGATGTTGGGGTGATTGCATCTATTCCATGTGTAAAGTTCCATAGCTGCATGCTATAACAGGCTTTCTTGTAAATAGTGCTTAAGTACCTAGAAATGAGTCCAGCGACTCGCCTTTAGATGTTTGGGTTGGGCAATAGTATCAGTCGAGACACGTAACACCTTCAAGGCAACTACTGTGCCATCTAGCAGTTGGCCCTGATAAATGTCACTGAATCCTCCCTCTGATATTGTTGGATAGTCGCTAAATGAAGATAGCATTAGTTGACTAGAAATT
Encoded proteins:
- a CDS encoding cell morphogenesis protein PAG1: MIAIHSTLIQSRKMHAAMELYTWNRCNHPNIMPLLGLTVFRSRIGMVSVWMKHGNLPKYLKKELGANRLNMCTQICEGVEYLHQINVVHCDLKGANVLVSDQGIPVLTDFGASSVFNQTMRFTPTTSGLTYTLRWSAAEIIKETHPHTKASDVYALGMIIYEAVSGKIPYDGKKDYNVMFLVTQEKELPERPERMPNGEEVKDELWELLTRCWSYEREARPNAHEVKEAIDKIAGFDDFDDDDYTPGATPFGRSTQPQLGRVSPTPSHPFGDHGQSTMFTLPAQNGGSLPTSSLLSAAPVGAPTSAGNSNNGGGMFSVSNGSGIFAPPGHARGESDTSIHSFHFDPPPPPGPPRTKRKGSFASLKAAFKSGTSGKSAPPVPKSQPRRPSASVVPGRVGMKSMHSAAPSYAASEFSDGGGGNSSFGGFGGFNGFNITTNSGFGPADEEVPPVPQLPGQSSAPRDLSSGGFKFGGIRPRNISTSVVSQAGGSTADFNQNVPIPRPPRRATTPHENDDATPDPKTPAEYALHAVFIRFVTEVEQKTSAFLKEPLHSEPLLSTILGPGADRQFDSTLDSLAHIALKHTRLVIDALARWRRTQRLIPTSAQIRVHTQRHLLGHGPTHSDTPSATNLSTTLGALNPGGLPQSGSGYGYVYSQSEVTKVLAERMELMTVYVLSRALLVVLASVSELGKDVLGEGMGASLEENSFEPVRNPDLKRLALSGNHRANAELYASLLGQIANIRFQSVTDRYLRELEPVAAGQVLRDHDARYEHIVEGLKHIRIKVWPPEAFEEGAEFMETLSKSFANAHGTRLKIAFVKSLVEILHPIGKTAQAEVNHPGWAKAIDLIYPKAREMITKPRYFAVAYPLVISSLCVAPQDFFAKNWMACIDLSIAKMKQEKQSRVMCLNGILRIVWTYLYRCHEPSSTATSKLDIVLKHLFPPKGQSIFPPDESLECHEYIVHFILSRHFDYGIDIIMEFLQESEALGNGTLDLNLPFRPIIALRAILLTLTAMEKDSKPVWPSNVDFTTYDTQDDYTYEATFLSEAFYTKPGVKTFFERYGPVIGKLAMVCAQAVGHLTLSDERFLRTNYSFEEGEQLVFKRRGELSVAYPRHLDPQVYFLMVCFESWPRCLHSSISIIDTLDLLIKSLNHVDAGLAEAASSALRRIAANEQHVKAAVWRCTRYLFSPPIQPGNRDTSALRMVAEQEYVVPLWTDLVGAWAEQLEKPPEEEANDSDSVKVDSGELAQEIEGGALCLLSSVSQSLRALAVKILLLSVRLIPNAQKRSHGSQTSPTNSETRVCNILLGKGVSIATIFERREHAPPEKYRRKFLQWQQNKDPNCLLRLAQSKDEEDLRIWTYVFPAITQECMVRSPHALEYARMTWNAWIVRFHPIVSTIAGISSKVAAAAPLARPTRQGSGASEDVEDRRDGHALSVEQWRCWIIALCSCAIQSDARPTPAREHGRMPSDPASQRERLTTARGLFRLIIPFLSSDQARFRDAVTTALGSVHLSTFKTVLEDLQSITRHIYDEFRSTAANRSAQTARRARSQDRLYVAVAQVHQLTAHFLRDPKSLSDQGALHFMLQFVRETKTFLSQSDIKQDCDSHRLRRLFCGEWCIYGPASGPVRQRHAAMRANATRYGTVALYDSECEQLVEAVPAALASLCAGAFFYIDKTTRSPGKHVHPEGPSPLTVHEVLDWINASLEHPSESVNASGRKALKSLLTYPARNEELLDDICRRAFASLHTMPGSTPSFGVVADVILTCTDSPFSFSQVVCLALASLGDTDHRIRKHGFDVLEAIHRQTSRVHFIAESEAAIRSYAPSVYLPGQRRISEFLAIHHSEEAVPLLAQCALHLSNLREGEALVLHALEPWMAYVELMAEGTNDLLPTGDLCMHNLLALTIRFGDTHPSEMQALWTKLVAGTHPMNHHAIVKWLIEQATWLGNAAFVAYSRRVIAYLSRTQFGELVFHELCSLISPATMSIQKANIPKRPRSHLFTADLSTLLPLSESRKQLSIAQLALLFLGDVALDPSWDISYQLPIFLHAIFLQTDHKSASVEQEIHHLLLQTLRTCTAVYEDNGLEEISREDVKSSISRLADQSSSEFWLSDEPGILDMEKLCFEVLRLLEPSRPRLRQEWGLLSLEWGAHSSDASTASLSLQLLRILRPRVQQGALNELLARLTNTVASNDSGPQKVCQDVLMSLTALVKADVLDHTLWPQLFWCARACLSTTVEAEYAQALILLKTLLQVLDITKDEVIEDLLDYQPESWDTDDISLQAVILPGLRSSATWKDAMEVLKSLSRCTHDQFVDPSAGRLRSLYTICLPPFLEAMDQSQLDEDLAELAMNIARMADNEKRVGISRLMTSFAKQKFRTKEDFLRQAVSCLRENYTSKHSTEILTLLLGLVLNSERWLRVKSMQLLKLLFQHVETKNQNVLSELLMPLLSLLRTDLALQALDVLDEPLSVSGGLAATHVLRMSMHIRSSRELEGNLVVFGVPEPSGWCVARPLEMAALCRRNVQALYESLSATASARPMTMAFSVALDGISTNGTSQLDEFGMSTDMDDDLGNLVSQLNDLNSFFTTEGTLPEPIAVSPVPPSAPINFQNEAERRVAAILSRSLAKSGARGDSISSMEGIGHTIDREREDKGPGTPYIGLFEMSTPHRDGDGDGDGDDTPHRDGNGNGRDDGRHDVHAHGYLSESDGEEAGYEADSYLSHSQSHNHPTPSDELAGHPYPPSSFVPASREETPVARFAGLSQYDNGPDSDIESDDDRKGVFGLESPRQKLNANRRSSGGLRSLFGSSANHNPKEGESRAMAAFGGTVNMSMNVASSRNAQRFDRRKRI